The following coding sequences lie in one Candidatus Polarisedimenticolia bacterium genomic window:
- a CDS encoding pyruvoyl-dependent arginine decarboxylase, with the protein EDKAGDYAEDLAAQMLATILGIEFDPDKSYDERKEVWKISGEFYKTINVTQTAVGDKNGVWTTVVSAAVLIP; encoded by the coding sequence GAGGACAAGGCGGGAGATTACGCGGAAGACCTCGCCGCGCAGATGCTGGCGACCATCCTCGGGATTGAGTTCGATCCCGACAAGTCCTACGACGAGCGCAAGGAGGTCTGGAAGATTAGCGGCGAGTTCTACAAGACGATCAACGTGACCCAGACCGCCGTGGGGGACAAGAACGGCGTCTGGACCACGGTGGTGTCGGCCGCCGTCCTGATCCCCTAG